From Salvia splendens isolate huo1 chromosome 3, SspV2, whole genome shotgun sequence, a single genomic window includes:
- the LOC121796887 gene encoding protein LATE FLOWERING-like, giving the protein MKKKSVMKGCPLLDLNQSLEETVTHPKATEEEPEYGCNFCPKKFSNKQALGGHQNAHKLDKVGQKRPPQRQEGCPGNAISPNSFHQVPKKNKRAHYIPYMEHQSQPLRFGGFCTIPKQPFMPQMHAPGSMFRMSGAPQYPFMGRGASTSKERSTAAAANSDEAGHHGHIQHPEDGLDLSLKL; this is encoded by the coding sequence atgaaaaagaaatCAGTGATGAAAGGTTGTCCATTGCTAGATTTGAACCAATCCTTAGAAGAAACAGTTACGCATCCGAAGGCAACAGAGGAGGAGCCCGAATATGGCTGCAACTTCTGCCCGAAGAAGTTCTCTAACAAGCAAGCGCTGGGAGGACATCAAAACGCCCACAAACTTGACAAGGTCGGACAAAAGCGACCCCCCCAACGACAAGAAGGATGCCCCGGTAACGCTATTAGTCCAAATTCCTTCCATCAAGttccgaaaaagaataagaggGCACACTACATTCCATACATGGAGCATCAATCTCAGCCATTAAGATTTGGTGGCTTTTGCACTATCCCAAAACAGCCCTTTATGCCCCAAATGCATGCCCCTGGCTCCATGTTCCGAATGTCTGGTGCACCGCAATATCCCTTTATGGGACGAGGCGCAAGTACGTCTAAAGAGAGATCCACAGCGGCCGCTGCAAATAGCGATGAAGCAGGCCATCACGGCCACATTCAGCATCCAGAAGATGGCCTTGATTTATCATTAAAGCTTTAA